In the genome of Mucisphaera calidilacus, one region contains:
- the cas2 gene encoding CRISPR-associated endonuclease Cas2, translating into MHILITYDVSTSAEGGKRRLRRVAKACLDWGQRVQASVFECKLDPGQYTRLKAALTDLINPKTDSLRFYNLGKHWHGRVEHVGRDQSSDPDAPLIV; encoded by the coding sequence GTGCACATCCTGATCACCTACGACGTCTCGACCTCGGCAGAGGGCGGCAAACGCCGTCTTCGCCGTGTCGCCAAGGCCTGCCTCGATTGGGGCCAGCGTGTCCAGGCCTCCGTGTTCGAGTGCAAACTCGACCCAGGCCAGTACACACGGCTTAAGGCCGCACTGACCGACCTGATCAACCCAAAGACGGACAGCCTGCGGTTCTATAACCTGGGCAAACATTGGCATGGCAGGGTCGAACACGTCGGCCGGGACCAGTCTTCCGATCCCGACGCCCCGCTCATCGTCTAG
- the cas1c gene encoding type I-C CRISPR-associated endonuclease Cas1c, whose protein sequence is MKHHLNTLFVQTDGTWLRKEGQNILVCVDDETKLRVPIHTIGGVVCFGRINASTAVLTLCAEAGVAVSFLSGTGRLQARVTGFTPGNVLLRRDQYRAADDDARCLTIAGPMVAAKIANSRTTLMRGIRDHGDAEGRLAAACARMAPNAEAALSAESLDHLRGIEGEAANAYFAVLSNLVTIKSEDREAFIMQGRSKRPPRDRFNCILSFLYAMLGHDARSACEACGLDPAVGFLHRDRPGRPSLALDLMEELRSFLCDRLALSLINRRQLTRKDFEAIEGGAIRFTDQTRRTVLAAYQNRKQETIQHPYLQESTTVGLLIHLQARLLSRVLRGELDTYPAFIWR, encoded by the coding sequence GTGAAACACCACCTCAACACGCTCTTCGTCCAGACGGACGGCACCTGGCTGCGCAAAGAAGGCCAGAACATCCTCGTCTGCGTCGACGACGAAACGAAACTACGCGTGCCAATCCACACCATCGGAGGCGTCGTCTGCTTCGGACGCATCAACGCCTCGACCGCCGTCCTCACCCTCTGCGCCGAAGCGGGCGTCGCCGTCTCCTTCCTCAGCGGCACCGGCAGGCTGCAGGCCCGCGTGACCGGCTTTACGCCGGGCAACGTCCTGCTCCGCCGCGACCAGTACCGGGCCGCCGATGATGATGCGCGCTGCCTGACCATCGCCGGGCCGATGGTCGCCGCCAAGATAGCCAACAGCCGAACCACCCTGATGCGCGGGATCCGTGACCATGGCGACGCCGAAGGACGACTCGCCGCCGCCTGCGCTCGCATGGCCCCGAACGCCGAAGCCGCCCTCTCCGCCGAGAGCCTCGATCACCTGCGGGGGATCGAGGGTGAAGCCGCCAACGCCTACTTCGCTGTGCTAAGCAACCTCGTGACAATCAAGAGTGAGGACCGGGAGGCTTTCATCATGCAAGGACGCTCAAAGCGTCCGCCCCGCGACCGCTTCAACTGCATCCTCAGCTTCCTCTACGCCATGCTCGGTCACGACGCCCGCTCTGCCTGCGAGGCGTGCGGCCTCGACCCCGCTGTTGGCTTCCTGCACCGTGACCGCCCGGGACGGCCGTCTCTCGCTCTGGACCTGATGGAAGAGCTTCGCAGCTTCCTCTGCGACCGTCTTGCCCTCAGCCTGATCAACCGCAGACAACTCACCCGCAAGGACTTTGAGGCCATCGAAGGCGGGGCGATCCGGTTCACCGACCAGACTCGCCGCACCGTCCTGGCCGCCTACCAGAACCGCAAGCAGGAGACGATCCAACACCCCTACCTGCAGGAATCGACCACGGTTGGCCTGCTCATTCACCTGCAGGCGCGTCTGCTCAGCCGCGTGCTGCGTGGCGAACTGGACACTTACCCCGCCTTCATCTGGAGATAG
- the cas4 gene encoding CRISPR-associated protein Cas4, translating to MAGYADEDLIPISALQHYLFCPRQCALIHVDGLWAENRLTSEGKVLHERSDTPGHRTRAVEDHGVRCVRAMPLVHRRLGLTGRADVVEFPLDSEGCPAGPPRPVEHKRGNPKRLDHDRVQLAAQAICLEEMLGVEVPKGELFYHAVRRRETVTIDAHLRKVVERTVDEVRGYLETNTVPAAKQEPKCRNCSLLHLCMPAATGLSRRPGQYLIRSLRISLDTEGSP from the coding sequence GTGGCCGGCTACGCCGACGAAGACCTGATCCCGATCTCGGCGTTGCAGCACTACCTTTTCTGCCCGCGTCAGTGCGCACTGATCCACGTCGACGGGCTATGGGCCGAGAACCGGCTCACGAGCGAAGGCAAGGTGCTTCACGAGCGATCGGATACGCCCGGCCACCGCACCCGGGCCGTCGAGGATCACGGGGTGCGTTGCGTCCGCGCAATGCCCCTGGTCCACCGGCGGCTCGGGCTGACGGGCCGTGCTGATGTCGTCGAGTTCCCGTTGGACTCGGAAGGCTGTCCCGCCGGGCCGCCGCGGCCTGTGGAGCACAAACGCGGTAACCCGAAACGTCTCGATCACGACCGCGTTCAACTCGCCGCTCAGGCCATCTGCCTCGAAGAGATGCTCGGAGTGGAGGTTCCGAAGGGGGAACTCTTTTATCACGCTGTCCGCCGACGCGAGACAGTCACCATCGACGCCCATCTACGAAAGGTAGTCGAGCGAACCGTCGACGAGGTCCGCGGCTACCTTGAAACGAACACCGTCCCCGCCGCGAAACAAGAGCCGAAGTGCAGGAACTGTTCACTCCTCCACCTCTGCATGCCCGCCGCCACGGGCCTCAGCCGCCGACCGGGGCAGTACCTGATCCGCTCGCTCCGCATCAGTCTCGATACGGAGGGCTCGCCGTGA
- the cas7c gene encoding type I-C CRISPR-associated protein Cas7/Csd2 has translation MTTATDTAITNRYDFVYFFDVLDGNPNGDPDAGNLPRIDPETGQGLVTDVCLKRKIRNFVGVEFGEQPPHEIYVKEKAVLNGQHTRAYEALKLKPEKKKLPKDQAKARELTAWMCQNFFDIRTFGAVMSTEINCGQVRGPVQLGFARSVDPLITLEHSVTRCAVTNEKDLEKERTMGRKFTIPYGLYRVHGYISPHLADPERHGTGFSEEDLELLKRALNMMFEIDHSAARGQMRPRHCFAFKHDSSLGNARADQLLSRVDYKLKPSKRDENRPARAFEDYTLETRLDDLPQGVTAETWVEP, from the coding sequence ATGACCACCGCCACCGATACCGCCATCACCAACCGCTACGACTTCGTTTACTTCTTCGATGTCCTCGACGGTAACCCTAACGGCGATCCTGACGCCGGCAACCTCCCTCGCATCGACCCCGAGACCGGGCAGGGGCTCGTGACCGACGTCTGCCTCAAACGCAAGATCCGAAACTTCGTAGGCGTCGAGTTCGGCGAACAACCGCCCCACGAGATCTACGTCAAGGAAAAGGCTGTACTCAACGGGCAACACACACGGGCCTACGAGGCACTCAAGCTCAAGCCCGAAAAAAAGAAACTGCCCAAAGACCAGGCCAAAGCACGCGAACTGACCGCCTGGATGTGCCAAAACTTCTTCGACATTCGAACCTTCGGAGCCGTTATGAGCACCGAGATCAACTGCGGGCAAGTCCGCGGCCCGGTCCAGCTCGGCTTCGCCCGCTCCGTCGACCCGCTGATCACCCTTGAGCACAGCGTCACGCGCTGCGCTGTGACCAACGAGAAAGATCTTGAGAAGGAGCGCACCATGGGCCGTAAGTTCACCATCCCGTACGGCCTCTACCGGGTACACGGCTACATCAGCCCGCACCTCGCCGACCCCGAGCGTCACGGCACCGGCTTCTCTGAGGAGGACCTCGAGCTGCTCAAGCGTGCTCTCAACATGATGTTCGAGATCGACCACTCCGCCGCCCGCGGACAGATGAGGCCTCGACACTGCTTCGCCTTCAAGCACGACTCGTCGCTTGGCAACGCCCGTGCCGACCAGTTGCTGAGCCGCGTGGATTACAAGCTCAAGCCGTCGAAGCGTGACGAGAACCGGCCGGCGCGAGCCTTTGAGGACTACACCCTCGAGACAAGACTCGACGACCTGCCGCAAGGCGTCACGGCGGAGACCTGGGTCGAGCCCTGA
- the cas8c gene encoding type I-C CRISPR-associated protein Cas8c/Csd1 has product MILPSLIDYYDRLVADPEAEVVPFGYSLQKISFCVVLNPSGKLVEIADARVPVETTGGKQKLLARQVRVAGQAKPSGSGLNPCLLWDNAAYLLGWKADDPKPERTRASFEAYRDHHLDLRKEINDEGFDAVCRFLETWDSVAFEPDEATCAYLSSFGLFRLDGERGYVHQRRGVDGWYQRTLQAQPSGAEDSTEQHAQSLISGLPRTIARLHEPKIQGVWGAQSAGATIVSFNSEASESYGKKQGHNAPVSQEEAFKYCTVLKRLLADRDRVEQIGDTTAVWWVDSPEAKVAEDVMAKAAFARFFNTFDEDSEDHDAVAAEDAADRERLKTAIQKLTRGELPDLDGVDEGFHVLGLSPNAARLSVRFWWSGPLRDMLERVAQHHADARLLPVPPREQGRPMTIFRVLQATARHDGTPPKPDAKAIAHKLAGEVARSVFSGGPYPQSLLEAIVRRVRTDGVITHTRAAIVKACITRRRRVLAGPGGRFQEVPVSLNPDGPGPYQLGRLFAVLEKTQTDALPGTNRTIREGYFSSASATPAAVFPRLLRLSQHHLAKLDPGFKTNREKLIQEVCSHLETFPKQLKLEEQGLFQIGYYHQRQDLFTKKSETPVSEETSE; this is encoded by the coding sequence GTGATTCTCCCCTCACTCATTGATTACTACGACCGCCTCGTTGCCGACCCGGAAGCGGAGGTCGTGCCTTTCGGCTACAGCCTGCAGAAGATCAGTTTCTGTGTGGTTCTCAATCCCAGTGGAAAGCTGGTCGAGATCGCAGACGCTCGTGTACCCGTGGAGACGACTGGCGGCAAGCAGAAGCTGCTCGCACGCCAGGTTCGTGTAGCGGGACAGGCGAAACCGTCCGGCTCTGGCCTGAATCCCTGCCTGCTCTGGGACAACGCCGCCTACCTGCTGGGGTGGAAAGCGGACGACCCCAAACCCGAGCGTACCCGTGCCAGCTTCGAGGCCTACCGAGATCATCACCTGGACTTGCGCAAGGAGATCAATGACGAAGGATTCGACGCGGTCTGCCGCTTCCTAGAGACGTGGGATTCTGTAGCGTTCGAGCCCGATGAGGCGACTTGTGCCTACCTGTCATCCTTCGGTCTGTTTCGTCTGGATGGCGAGCGTGGTTACGTCCACCAAAGACGCGGTGTCGACGGCTGGTACCAGCGAACGCTACAGGCTCAGCCGTCCGGCGCAGAGGACAGCACGGAACAGCACGCACAGTCACTGATTTCAGGGTTGCCCAGGACCATCGCGCGGCTCCACGAGCCGAAGATTCAGGGCGTCTGGGGGGCACAAAGCGCAGGCGCCACCATCGTCTCGTTCAACAGCGAGGCTTCGGAGAGTTACGGCAAGAAGCAGGGGCACAACGCCCCTGTCAGTCAAGAAGAGGCCTTCAAGTACTGCACGGTGCTCAAACGCCTCCTTGCGGATCGTGATCGTGTCGAACAGATCGGCGACACCACGGCAGTCTGGTGGGTCGACAGCCCGGAAGCAAAAGTCGCCGAGGACGTGATGGCCAAGGCCGCCTTTGCTCGATTCTTCAACACCTTCGACGAGGACAGCGAGGATCATGACGCGGTTGCTGCCGAAGACGCGGCAGACCGCGAACGTCTCAAGACGGCGATTCAGAAGCTCACTCGAGGCGAGTTGCCCGACCTCGACGGGGTGGACGAGGGGTTCCACGTGCTCGGGCTCTCACCCAACGCCGCTCGCCTGAGCGTCCGCTTCTGGTGGTCAGGCCCGCTGCGTGACATGCTCGAACGTGTCGCACAGCACCACGCCGACGCCAGGCTGCTCCCCGTCCCTCCACGTGAACAGGGGCGGCCTATGACCATCTTTCGTGTGCTGCAGGCCACGGCACGGCACGACGGCACCCCCCCCAAACCGGACGCGAAGGCCATCGCCCACAAACTCGCCGGCGAGGTCGCACGGTCCGTCTTCTCAGGCGGGCCTTACCCCCAGTCACTTCTCGAAGCCATCGTTCGCAGGGTGCGGACAGATGGCGTGATCACCCACACGCGGGCCGCGATCGTCAAGGCCTGCATCACCCGCCGCAGAAGGGTCCTCGCGGGTCCCGGCGGCAGATTTCAGGAGGTTCCCGTGTCACTGAATCCCGACGGGCCAGGCCCCTACCAGTTGGGCAGACTCTTTGCGGTTCTGGAGAAAACCCAGACCGACGCTCTGCCCGGAACCAACAGAACGATTCGTGAAGGCTATTTCAGCAGCGCCTCGGCGACGCCGGCAGCGGTCTTCCCCAGACTGCTCAGGCTGAGCCAGCATCACCTCGCCAAGCTCGACCCAGGCTTCAAGACGAACCGTGAGAAGCTGATTCAGGAGGTCTGCTCGCATCTCGAGACCTTCCCGAAGCAGCTCAAGCTGGAAGAGCAGGGCCTCTTCCAGATCGGCTATTACCACCAGCGTCAGGACCTGTTTACTAAGAAATCCGAAACCCCTGTTTCCGAGGAGACCTCAGAATGA
- the cas5c gene encoding type I-C CRISPR-associated protein Cas5c: protein MAQHGVRLRVWGPTACFARPEMKVEAVSYDVMTPSAARGIVEAIYWKPEIRWVITAIHVLSPIRFMSLRTNGVASKIPAKGAVGSAMKKGSGAIALYADEDRQQFAAQVLRDVHYIIEARFETLSGSDNAGKHLGMFQRRADSGQCFHRPYLGRREHEAFFAWVDPETTVPAPSEPLPADWTTEPYPVIAQADRASLSGERDLGYMLWDIDHPSDRTPHFFKAVLRDGVIRDIDQERRLA from the coding sequence ATGGCACAGCATGGTGTTCGTCTTCGTGTATGGGGGCCTACGGCGTGCTTCGCGCGGCCCGAGATGAAAGTCGAAGCGGTGAGCTACGACGTCATGACGCCCTCGGCGGCCCGGGGGATCGTCGAAGCGATCTACTGGAAACCGGAGATCCGCTGGGTCATCACGGCGATCCACGTACTCAGCCCGATCCGGTTCATGAGTCTTCGGACCAATGGCGTCGCCTCAAAGATTCCGGCCAAGGGGGCTGTGGGCTCAGCGATGAAAAAGGGATCCGGCGCGATTGCGCTCTACGCCGACGAGGATCGTCAGCAGTTCGCGGCGCAGGTGCTGAGGGACGTGCACTACATCATCGAGGCGCGGTTCGAGACGCTCTCGGGCAGCGACAACGCGGGCAAGCACCTGGGGATGTTCCAGCGGCGGGCAGACTCCGGGCAGTGCTTCCACCGCCCGTATCTCGGACGCAGGGAGCACGAGGCATTCTTCGCCTGGGTTGATCCGGAGACCACGGTACCCGCGCCGTCGGAACCCTTGCCAGCGGACTGGACCACGGAGCCTTACCCGGTGATTGCGCAGGCCGATCGGGCCTCGCTCTCGGGTGAGCGTGACCTCGGCTACATGCTGTGGGACATCGATCACCCTTCGGACCGGACGCCTCACTTCTTCAAGGCCGTGCTGCGTGACGGCGTGATCCGTGACATCGATCAGGAACGGAGGCTCGCGTGA
- a CDS encoding CRISPR-associated endonuclease Cas3'', with translation MRQRNCYAHTKEGVRPEDGWEPVLEHLKRVAYGIEGCFPGAQAAAEIFRTSAWGEYLALTHDLGKYADGYQDYLLEATDEDRAQAPTRVDHSSFGALLAEKQRPFGTLLAQAIAGHHGGMPDYQELVDRLRRKQDLTAPYAPRELLELEVPELPPLQHISKGRDDKAFQLAFLVRMTFSALVDADFLATEWFMSPERALRRGRVMPPSLNALRRALDEHLSGLANNASPTELNRHRQQILQACRTRAEEKPGLFSLTVPTGGGKTLSSLAFGLEHATRHGLRRVIYAIPYTSIIEQNAEVFRGALASAGEGAVLEHHANFEPSEEDTWSRLASENWDAPLIVTTNVQMFESLFHNRPGRCRKLHHLADSVIILDEAQMLPVNLLKPTLMALNELVQNYGCTVVLCTATQPAIHWRQDEFEIGLEGVREIIPEPKTLAQALRRVTIEPVRTLTQDALAMELADLDRVLCVVHTKKQARELYKQLVERLTKEDDDASCFFLTTDLCAEHRTSVLQQIRERLEAEQPCRVVSTSLVEAGVDIDFPVVYRAIAGLDSIAQASGRCNREGKLPEPGRVVVFDTGEQPPAYARQAADDARAVMRQHKDLLSPRAIEAYFREHYWQNQDRWDHGARDRNGVKGPVMSCFSFDGSNMVLNFRTAAERYQLITDSTTPVVVPWNDVGRLLVDELRSLKYPADHSLMRRCQRLAVQVRSHALKSMLADGVIEEPPMARGIYILKYQQAYDPVLGLHPGAGMNPEWLIEGGV, from the coding sequence GTGAGACAACGCAACTGCTACGCACATACGAAGGAAGGTGTACGGCCGGAGGATGGCTGGGAGCCGGTACTCGAGCATCTCAAGCGTGTCGCCTACGGGATAGAGGGTTGTTTTCCGGGTGCCCAGGCAGCGGCCGAGATCTTCCGGACCTCGGCCTGGGGGGAGTATCTGGCCCTGACGCATGATCTTGGCAAGTATGCTGATGGCTATCAGGACTATCTCCTTGAGGCCACAGATGAAGACCGTGCGCAGGCACCCACGCGGGTTGACCACTCGAGTTTCGGTGCCTTGCTGGCCGAGAAACAACGACCTTTCGGAACACTTCTGGCTCAGGCGATTGCGGGGCACCATGGCGGGATGCCGGACTATCAGGAGCTCGTGGACCGGCTGAGGCGGAAGCAGGATCTCACGGCACCGTATGCACCGAGAGAGCTGCTGGAACTGGAAGTCCCGGAGCTGCCGCCCCTGCAGCACATCAGCAAGGGACGCGACGACAAGGCATTCCAGTTGGCGTTTCTGGTGCGAATGACTTTCTCCGCGCTGGTGGATGCCGACTTCCTCGCGACCGAGTGGTTTATGTCGCCTGAACGTGCCTTAAGAAGGGGTCGCGTCATGCCACCATCGTTGAATGCCCTCCGACGTGCTCTGGATGAGCACCTGAGTGGTCTGGCGAACAATGCGAGCCCCACGGAACTCAACAGGCACCGCCAGCAGATCCTGCAGGCCTGCCGCACTCGAGCCGAGGAGAAGCCGGGCTTGTTCAGCCTGACCGTCCCGACGGGTGGTGGCAAGACGCTCTCGTCTTTGGCGTTCGGCCTCGAACACGCAACGCGACACGGCCTGAGGCGGGTGATCTACGCCATCCCCTACACGAGCATTATTGAGCAGAACGCCGAAGTCTTCCGAGGTGCCCTTGCTTCGGCGGGGGAGGGGGCGGTGTTGGAGCATCACGCGAACTTTGAGCCCTCTGAGGAGGACACGTGGTCCCGGCTCGCGAGTGAGAACTGGGATGCCCCGCTGATTGTGACGACCAACGTTCAGATGTTCGAGTCGCTGTTCCACAACAGGCCGGGTCGCTGCCGGAAGCTGCATCACCTTGCGGATAGCGTGATCATTCTCGATGAAGCCCAGATGCTCCCGGTCAACCTGCTGAAGCCGACACTGATGGCGCTCAACGAGTTGGTGCAGAACTACGGCTGCACGGTCGTGCTCTGCACCGCGACGCAACCAGCCATTCACTGGCGACAGGACGAATTCGAGATCGGGCTCGAGGGCGTGCGCGAGATCATCCCCGAACCGAAGACGCTGGCTCAGGCATTACGGCGTGTCACGATCGAGCCTGTACGGACCTTGACTCAGGACGCCCTGGCCATGGAGCTTGCTGACCTTGATCGTGTGCTCTGCGTTGTGCACACAAAGAAGCAGGCACGCGAACTCTATAAGCAGCTGGTGGAGCGTCTCACCAAAGAAGACGATGACGCATCCTGTTTCTTCCTGACGACAGACCTCTGCGCCGAGCATCGGACGTCGGTCTTGCAGCAGATCCGAGAGCGCCTCGAAGCTGAGCAACCCTGTCGGGTCGTCAGCACCAGCCTGGTCGAAGCGGGTGTGGACATCGACTTCCCGGTGGTCTACCGCGCGATCGCTGGCCTCGACTCGATCGCTCAAGCCTCCGGCCGATGCAACCGTGAAGGGAAGCTGCCGGAGCCGGGGCGTGTGGTGGTCTTCGACACCGGCGAACAGCCGCCAGCCTACGCGAGACAGGCAGCAGACGACGCGCGAGCGGTGATGCGCCAGCACAAGGACCTGCTCAGCCCTAGGGCCATCGAAGCCTATTTCCGCGAGCACTACTGGCAGAATCAAGACCGGTGGGACCACGGCGCACGTGACCGGAATGGCGTGAAGGGCCCGGTGATGAGCTGTTTCAGCTTTGACGGGTCGAACATGGTTCTGAATTTCCGGACCGCGGCGGAGCGGTATCAATTGATCACCGACAGCACGACGCCGGTCGTGGTGCCATGGAACGATGTTGGCCGGTTGCTGGTTGATGAGCTTCGGAGCTTGAAGTACCCGGCGGATCACTCGCTCATGCGACGGTGTCAGCGTCTGGCGGTTCAGGTGCGCAGCCACGCCTTGAAGTCGATGCTGGCGGACGGGGTGATCGAAGAACCGCCCATGGCCAGGGGGATCTACATCCTGAAGTATCAACAAGCTTATGACCCGGTACTCGGGCTGCATCCCGGTGCCGGCATGAATCCTGAGTGGCTAATTGAAGGAGGTGTCTGA
- a CDS encoding PD-(D/E)XK nuclease family protein: MTTEFRVSGVCERDIDLLLLEELAASQDFLQWFVQRTTRLHGTCELLRIGRSITQSNGESDLELLLRFEHGDKHKILIENKVDASFQKDQAARYAERSANYLDRDELRTCTTVLIAPDDYLAGCSETEFDETLSYESIVDWLENNDPSLRTAYKVYLLKTAIEKAHVGYNMIEDQSVTKFWKGYWQVASRVTPELEMPHPGGKPATSSFIHFRPLNRPAGTHIIHKCCSGAIDLQLNGLGRRVGEVASRLEPCLEEGMQVVRTQKSAAVRIQQEIIDFAKPFDQSAQAAERGMRAAVHLLYWAREHNEALQSVMAEGSEGETGP; the protein is encoded by the coding sequence ATGACGACTGAGTTCAGGGTTTCGGGTGTCTGCGAGCGGGATATCGACCTGCTGCTCCTTGAAGAACTTGCGGCATCGCAGGACTTCCTTCAGTGGTTCGTACAACGAACGACCAGGCTGCACGGAACCTGTGAACTGCTGCGTATCGGTCGATCGATCACACAGTCGAACGGCGAATCGGATCTCGAACTTCTGCTGCGCTTTGAGCATGGCGACAAGCACAAGATCCTGATCGAGAACAAGGTTGACGCCTCGTTCCAGAAGGATCAGGCCGCTCGCTACGCCGAGCGATCCGCGAACTACCTCGATCGCGACGAACTACGCACCTGCACGACGGTGCTGATCGCTCCGGACGATTACCTCGCGGGGTGCTCGGAGACGGAGTTCGATGAGACCCTTAGTTACGAGTCCATCGTCGACTGGCTGGAGAACAACGATCCGTCGCTGCGCACGGCGTACAAGGTCTATCTGCTCAAGACGGCGATCGAGAAGGCCCACGTGGGATACAACATGATCGAGGATCAATCCGTCACCAAATTCTGGAAGGGGTACTGGCAAGTGGCGTCTCGTGTCACGCCTGAGTTGGAAATGCCACACCCCGGAGGCAAGCCGGCGACTTCAAGCTTCATTCATTTTCGTCCTCTGAACAGGCCCGCGGGGACCCACATCATTCATAAGTGTTGCTCCGGGGCGATTGACCTGCAGCTCAATGGGCTGGGGCGACGGGTGGGTGAGGTCGCGTCAAGGCTGGAGCCCTGTCTGGAGGAGGGGATGCAGGTCGTTCGGACGCAAAAATCTGCAGCGGTCCGCATTCAGCAGGAGATCATCGACTTCGCGAAGCCCTTCGATCAGAGCGCCCAGGCCGCGGAGCGTGGCATGCGAGCCGCTGTTCATCTGCTTTACTGGGCACGTGAGCACAACGAGGCGCTTCAGAGCGTGATGGCCGAGGGGTCTGAGGGAGAGACAGGTCCATGA
- a CDS encoding helix-turn-helix transcriptional regulator — protein sequence MPADYSKVHRLLLEIMLMQQGNAGNADDLAQRCDVEVRTIYRDLKVISDLSIPYFFDEEARTYRIRKDFFLPPVHMTAPESLALVALAGQIAGQDQIAMTSPAASAIEKLRSQLPESVLGEVEGLEPHIEIRLPATGPDEGAVKDVFTVMQGAIRRSVEVVCTYESATTDSDNGGEAFRLRPYALSFDQRAWYVVGHHSGRDAVRRLKLNRFTEARPTETAFTRPENFSLTSFRGNAWRMIRGETTYAVEILFDATVADAVSETTWHRTQEIEEHEDGSLTFRCTVDGLDEIVWWVLGYGPHAKVKQPDDLVERLRDLAERTAEQYRS from the coding sequence ATGCCCGCCGACTATTCCAAGGTTCACCGCCTGCTGCTCGAGATCATGCTCATGCAGCAGGGCAATGCGGGCAACGCCGATGACCTTGCCCAGCGATGTGATGTTGAAGTACGCACGATCTACCGCGACCTCAAGGTCATCAGTGACCTCAGCATCCCCTATTTCTTCGACGAAGAGGCCAGGACCTACCGGATCCGCAAGGACTTCTTCCTGCCGCCTGTTCACATGACGGCTCCCGAGTCGCTGGCGTTAGTGGCTCTGGCGGGTCAGATCGCAGGCCAGGACCAGATCGCGATGACCTCCCCCGCCGCCTCTGCGATTGAGAAGCTCAGGAGCCAGCTTCCCGAGTCGGTGCTCGGCGAGGTTGAGGGTCTTGAGCCGCACATCGAGATCCGTCTGCCCGCGACCGGCCCGGATGAGGGAGCGGTCAAGGACGTCTTCACCGTGATGCAGGGCGCGATCCGGCGCAGCGTCGAGGTGGTGTGCACTTACGAATCGGCAACGACCGACAGCGACAACGGCGGGGAGGCGTTTCGTCTGCGCCCCTACGCGCTCTCCTTCGATCAGCGGGCGTGGTACGTCGTAGGGCACCACAGCGGCAGAGACGCGGTCAGGCGGCTCAAACTCAACCGCTTCACGGAGGCTCGACCGACCGAGACGGCCTTTACCCGCCCAGAGAACTTCTCGTTGACGTCGTTCCGCGGCAACGCCTGGCGGATGATCCGTGGCGAGACGACGTATGCGGTCGAGATCCTCTTTGACGCGACGGTGGCCGACGCGGTGAGTGAGACAACCTGGCACCGCACGCAGGAGATCGAGGAGCACGAGGACGGTTCGCTGACCTTCCGGTGCACCGTCGATGGGCTCGATGAGATTGTCTGGTGGGTGCTGGGTTATGGCCCGCACGCGAAGGTGAAGCAACCGGATGATCTGGTTGAACGGTTACGCGATCTCGCAGAGAGAACCGCCGAACAGTACAGGTCCTGA